A genomic segment from Hyphomicrobiales bacterium encodes:
- the galU gene encoding UTP--glucose-1-phosphate uridylyltransferase GalU: MAKPIRKAVLPVAGLGTRFLPATKAMPKEMLTVVDRPVIQHVVDEAREAGIEHFIFVTGRNKSVIEDHFDRQVELEEALRQRGKMAELAVLEATLPAPGQLSFTRQQEPLGLGHAVWCARHMIGNEPFALLLPDVLMRGPRGCLIEMVEAYAACGGNIIAVQEVAPEEAHQYGIVEIGENTNGFQRIIGMVEKPAKGAAPSNLMITGRYILQPEILDILSSQAAGAGGEIQLTDAMRALLENQEFFAVRYDGQSFDCGNKVGFLAANIAFALAREDMRADLLAALRDILSEQQ, encoded by the coding sequence ATGGCGAAACCTATCCGAAAGGCGGTGCTTCCCGTGGCCGGGCTCGGCACCCGGTTCCTGCCGGCGACCAAGGCGATGCCCAAGGAAATGCTGACGGTCGTCGACCGGCCGGTGATCCAGCATGTGGTCGACGAGGCGCGCGAGGCGGGGATCGAGCATTTCATCTTCGTGACCGGGCGCAACAAGTCGGTGATCGAGGATCATTTCGACCGCCAGGTCGAGCTTGAGGAGGCGCTACGCCAGCGCGGCAAGATGGCGGAACTGGCGGTGCTGGAAGCCACCCTGCCGGCGCCCGGACAGCTCAGCTTCACCCGCCAGCAGGAGCCGCTCGGGCTCGGCCATGCGGTGTGGTGCGCGCGCCATATGATCGGCAACGAGCCGTTCGCGCTGCTGTTGCCCGACGTGCTCATGCGCGGGCCGCGGGGTTGCCTCATCGAGATGGTCGAAGCCTATGCGGCCTGCGGCGGCAACATCATCGCGGTGCAGGAGGTCGCGCCGGAAGAGGCGCATCAATATGGCATCGTCGAGATCGGCGAGAATACGAACGGCTTCCAGCGCATCATCGGCATGGTCGAAAAGCCGGCGAAGGGCGCCGCGCCTTCCAACCTGATGATTACCGGCCGCTACATATTGCAGCCGGAAATCCTCGACATCCTCTCCTCGCAGGCCGCCGGCGCCGGCGGCGAGATCCAGCTTACCGACGCCATGCGGGCGCTGCTGGAGAATCAGGAGTTCTTCGCCGTGCGCTATGACGGCCAATCGTTCGATTGCGGCAACAAGGTCGGTTTTCTCGCCGCCAACATCGCCTTCGCGCTTGCTCGAGAGGATATGCGCGCCGACCTGCTTGCGGCGCTGCGGGATATCCTTAGCGAGCAACAATAG
- the galE gene encoding UDP-glucose 4-epimerase GalE: protein MTVLVTGGAGYIGSHMVHELLDRGETVLVVDDLSTGLRRAVAPAAELVVANAGDEDRIAALMAGHGVEAVIHFAGSVVVPESVRDPLAYYLNNTVNSRALIQAAVLSGVKHFIFSSTAAVYGIPVASPVYEDAPLAPISPYGASKMMTETMLRDVAAAHQLRFAALRYFNVAGADPQGRAGQSTPQATHLIKVAAQAALGERSHLEIFGTDFVTPDGTGVRDYIHVTDLTRAHSAALAHLRGGGESLTLNCGYGCGYSVREVVASVKRMSGVDFPVREVGRREGDPPELVAGTRRILEALDWRPELDDLDTIVTHALAWERKLKTRAA, encoded by the coding sequence ATGACCGTGTTGGTGACCGGCGGCGCCGGTTATATCGGCAGCCACATGGTGCATGAGCTCCTCGACAGGGGAGAGACGGTGCTGGTGGTCGACGATCTGTCGACCGGCTTGCGCCGCGCCGTGGCGCCGGCGGCCGAGCTCGTTGTCGCCAATGCCGGCGACGAGGACAGGATCGCGGCGCTCATGGCGGGCCACGGCGTCGAAGCCGTCATCCATTTCGCCGGCTCCGTCGTCGTGCCGGAATCCGTGCGCGATCCGCTCGCCTACTATCTGAACAACACGGTCAATTCGCGCGCCCTGATCCAGGCCGCGGTCCTGAGCGGGGTGAAGCATTTCATCTTCTCCTCCACCGCCGCCGTCTACGGCATCCCCGTCGCAAGCCCGGTCTACGAGGACGCGCCCTTGGCGCCGATCTCGCCTTACGGCGCCTCGAAGATGATGACCGAGACGATGCTGCGCGACGTCGCCGCCGCGCACCAATTGCGCTTCGCGGCGCTCAGATACTTCAACGTCGCCGGCGCCGATCCGCAGGGCCGCGCCGGACAGTCGACGCCGCAGGCGACGCATCTCATCAAGGTCGCGGCCCAGGCTGCCCTCGGCGAGCGCAGCCATCTCGAGATTTTCGGCACCGACTTCGTTACGCCCGACGGCACCGGCGTGCGCGACTACATTCACGTCACCGATCTTACCCGCGCCCATTCCGCCGCGCTCGCTCATCTGCGCGGCGGGGGTGAGAGCCTGACGCTCAATTGCGGCTATGGCTGCGGCTATTCGGTGCGCGAGGTGGTTGCCTCGGTCAAGCGTATGTCTGGTGTCGATTTTCCGGTGCGCGAGGTCGGCCGCCGCGAAGGCGACCCGCCGGAGCTGGTGGCCGGGACGCGCCGGATTCTCGAGGCCCTGGACTGGCGGCCCGAGCTCGACGATCTCGACACCATCGTCACCCACGCGCTGGCCTGGGAACGCAAACTCAAGACCCGGGCGGCATAG